A region of Polyangiaceae bacterium DNA encodes the following proteins:
- a CDS encoding patatin-like phospholipase family protein gives MATRDLGLTFAGGGNRAFYQLGLMNRWRDRLLPRTAALAACSAGACVAVVLLSGRQAETQARWHELRRGLSKNFDARRLLRGENPAPHGPIYRELLLTAMREGGLERLRAQPFPVLALTARIPRRLPTAAALLLGIGSYRLEQRLHPRRLHRTFATRAGFRPLVHDLRECQTPEELAELVLASSATPPFTPLGRIGGERLIDGGLIDNAPAFVTEQVPSVRRNLVVLTKPWSDPPRHEHRRYVAPTRPIAVSAWDYTEGQHVEAVIAQGEADSDAHEPTLRALLG, from the coding sequence GTGGCGACCCGCGATCTCGGCCTGACCTTCGCTGGCGGAGGAAACCGCGCCTTCTACCAGCTCGGGCTGATGAACCGCTGGCGCGACCGGCTCTTGCCACGCACCGCCGCGCTCGCCGCGTGCAGCGCCGGTGCTTGCGTGGCGGTGGTGCTGCTCTCGGGACGCCAGGCCGAGACGCAGGCACGCTGGCACGAGCTGCGCCGGGGCCTCAGCAAGAACTTCGACGCGCGGCGCTTGCTGCGGGGCGAGAACCCGGCGCCTCACGGGCCCATCTACCGCGAGCTGCTCCTCACTGCGATGCGCGAGGGTGGCCTCGAGCGACTGCGCGCCCAGCCGTTCCCGGTGCTCGCGCTCACCGCTCGCATCCCGCGACGCCTGCCCACCGCCGCCGCGTTGCTCTTGGGGATCGGCAGCTATCGGCTCGAGCAGCGCCTCCATCCGCGGCGCCTTCACCGGACCTTCGCGACCCGCGCCGGTTTTCGCCCGCTGGTGCACGACCTGCGCGAGTGTCAGACCCCCGAGGAGCTGGCCGAGCTGGTGCTCGCGTCGTCCGCCACGCCACCGTTTACTCCGCTGGGCCGCATCGGCGGTGAGCGGTTGATCGACGGCGGCCTGATCGACAACGCGCCGGCCTTCGTCACCGAGCAGGTCCCGAGCGTGCGCCGGAATCTGGTGGTGCTGACCAAACCCTGGTCCGACCCGCCCAGGCACGAGCACCGGCGCTACGTCGCCCCCACACGTCCCATCGCCGTGAGCGCTTGGGACTACACCGAGGGCCAGCACGTCGAAGCGGTGATCGCCCAAGGCGAAGCGGACAGCGACGCCCACGAGCCGACGCTGCGCGCGCTCTTGGGCTGA
- a CDS encoding VWA domain-containing protein, which yields MTKLRSVALAGAAALGALLVAPRAHAEACNPPRILLVMDASSSMLGQIPDGAGTTTKWKAVQSAVAAVFKAYPDAAQYGLMTFPGPSGQCSTGTVTVQIGPGTGSSIESTLTGMTIPSNNQTPAGQSLVAASKYAGITNPSNANYVIFMTDGWQYCSIANTTGAPTCATSADCTAMSVSPCPSCNSCQSSSTDPACSGKNADGCYCVRSWPIKGVEALKAAGVPTYVVGFGAETDVETLNKAAQAGGTALAGCNPNSSSPSCYLQATSPTELTNALASIVQAVVTEKCQGPCGIEGTRTCTAAGWDTCNAPSTQACQTACGAGTQTCTNGVLGPCEPGCPDAGTGGTAGSAGAAGSAGSAGAGAVGGGGGAAATGGTGALDAGIDAGGGTGKADDSGDDGGCGCRTTSTRSHGAWLLGLGALALLRLRRGRRS from the coding sequence ATGACCAAGCTCCGCTCCGTCGCACTGGCCGGCGCCGCAGCCCTCGGCGCGCTCCTCGTCGCTCCGCGCGCCCACGCCGAGGCGTGCAACCCGCCGCGCATCCTCCTGGTGATGGACGCCTCGAGCTCGATGCTCGGGCAGATCCCCGACGGAGCCGGCACCACGACCAAGTGGAAGGCCGTTCAGAGCGCCGTCGCGGCGGTCTTCAAGGCCTACCCCGACGCCGCGCAGTACGGGCTGATGACCTTCCCGGGTCCGAGCGGGCAGTGCTCCACCGGGACGGTGACCGTGCAGATCGGCCCCGGTACCGGCTCCAGCATCGAGAGCACGCTGACCGGCATGACCATCCCGTCGAACAACCAGACGCCGGCCGGACAGAGCCTGGTCGCCGCCTCGAAGTACGCGGGCATCACCAACCCCAGCAACGCCAACTACGTCATCTTCATGACCGACGGCTGGCAGTACTGCTCCATCGCCAACACGACTGGCGCGCCGACCTGCGCGACCAGCGCGGACTGCACGGCGATGAGCGTGTCCCCCTGCCCGAGCTGCAACTCCTGCCAGTCTTCGAGCACCGATCCGGCGTGCAGCGGCAAGAACGCCGACGGCTGCTACTGCGTGCGCAGCTGGCCGATCAAGGGCGTGGAGGCGCTCAAGGCCGCCGGCGTGCCGACCTACGTGGTGGGCTTCGGCGCGGAGACGGACGTCGAGACGCTGAACAAGGCGGCGCAGGCCGGCGGCACCGCGCTAGCCGGCTGCAACCCGAACAGCAGCTCGCCGAGCTGCTACTTGCAGGCGACCTCGCCCACGGAGCTGACCAACGCCCTCGCCTCCATCGTGCAAGCGGTCGTCACCGAGAAGTGCCAGGGTCCGTGCGGCATCGAAGGCACGCGCACCTGCACGGCGGCGGGCTGGGACACCTGCAACGCGCCGAGCACGCAGGCCTGTCAGACCGCGTGCGGCGCCGGAACCCAGACCTGCACGAACGGCGTGCTCGGTCCCTGCGAGCCCGGGTGTCCGGACGCCGGCACGGGGGGAACTGCGGGCAGCGCTGGCGCCGCTGGCTCTGCCGGATCTGCCGGCGCGGGCGCAGTGGGCGGCGGCGGCGGCGCAGCGGCGACCGGCGGCACGGGCGCGCTCGATGCCGGCATCGACGCCGGCGGCGGCACGGGCAAGGCGGACGACAGCGGCGACGATGGGGGCTGCGGTTGCCGCACCACGAGCACCCGCTCGCACGGCGCCTGGCTCCTCGGGCTCGGCGCGCTGGCGCTCCTCCGGCTCCGGAGAGGCCGGCGGAGCTAG